The following nucleotide sequence is from Endozoicomonas sp. GU-1.
TGAATCGCTGAAACAGTGCCGTGAAACCGGTGATGCCAAGTCCATTGCCCGTGAAATTGAACGTATTGCCAAGTCCAGTGAAGAATTTGCTGCCCGTCGAATGAACCAGGGTATTCGTCAGGCTCTTTCCGGACAGAAGTTAGATGATTTGGAGGAGTTCTGAATGACTCGTATCGTTTTTCTACCGCACGATGAGTTGTGCCCGGAAGGTGCTGTTCTCGAAGTAGAGCCCGGAGTTACGGTGTGTGACGCAGCTTTGCAGAATGGTATTGAAATTGAACACGCCTGTGAAAAGTCCTGTGCCTGCACCACCTGTCATGTCATTGTCAGGGAAGGCTTCGACAGCATGGAAGAGCCGGATGAGCTCGAAGAAGATATGCTGGACAAGGCCTGGGGGCTTGAGCCTGAGTCCCGGCTGAGCTGTCAGGCTGTGGTGGGTGATGAGGAGCTGGTGGTAGAGATTCCCAGGTACACCATTAACCAGGTTTCTGAACGTCGTTGATGTCGGTTGCTGGTCTGTTTGGGGTTTGCCCGAAACAGACAGCGCAATGATCATGGAGTGGGGCAATGAGTTTAAAGTGGGCAGATGTTTATGATATTGCCATTGAGCTTTATGAGGCTTATCCGGATGTGGATCCCCGGTATGTCAATTTTGTCGATCTGAGAAGCTGGGTTCTGGCGCTGGACAGTTTTGAAGATGATCCTGAGCGTTGTGGTGAAAAGGTGCTTGAGGCCATTCAGATGGCCTGGATTGAAGAGTCGGAAGAGTGATTTTTTGGCGTTGAGGCTGAAAGAACTGACACTATCGACTCTATTGTATACAATGCTGCCAGAACTCCTGCTAAGGACAGCCTGAGCCAGGGAGCCTGTCGGACTTAAGACTGTCCTACTGCGGTTGCGATAAATTGGTCTAAAAATTCCTGCTTCTTCGTCAAATAGCCCCGCTATTCTCCTCAGAAACAGAAATTTTTATCCTAAATTTCTCGCAATCCTCGCTACGGACGCTTAAGTCCGACAGGCTCCAAGACATGGAAAGCTGAGAGAGTCGTACGTTTTTAATAAGTAATAACAATCCCGAAAGGGCACGAAAATGACAATCTGGAGATCGTAATGGCGGTAGAGCGCACTTTATCCATTATAAAACCTGATGCAGTAGCCAAGAGTGTCATCGGTAAAATTCTTGCTCGTTTTGAGCAGGCTGGTTTGCAGGTTGTAGCGACCAGGATGATCCATCTTTCTGACGAGCAGGCGGGTGGTTTCTACGCTGAGCACAAAGAGCGTCCATTTTATCAGGACCTGGTTGCGTTTATGACGTCAGGGCCTGTTGTGGTATCCGTCCTTGAGGGCGAGAATGCCGTAGCCCTGAATCGTGAACTGATGGGCGCTACTAACCCGAAGGAAGCTGCTGAAGGCACCATTCGGGCTGATTTTGCAGAGACCATCGATGAAAATGCGGTTCATGGATCTGACTCAGTAGCATCTGCTGAGCGTGAAGTGGCCTACTTCTTCGAAGGTTCGGAGATTTGCCCCAGAACACGTTAACGGAATCAGCCCGCTGACAAATTGTCAGTTTGCCCTGACCTGACCGTGTTCGGGGTGAACATGAGAATATAAGCCATCAGGAGGCAGGCCTTCTGATGGCTTTGAGGTATTAATAAGATGTCAGAATTGATCGAGCCATCTATCGATCAGGCCAGTGAACTGGCTGGCGAGCTGCCCACTCAGGCAGCCAAAGTCAATTTGCTGGGGCTTTCACGAAAAAAAATGGAAGCCTTCTTTCTTACTATTGGTGAGAAAAAATTCCGTGCTGAGCAGGTTTTGAAGTGGATTCATCATCATCGGGTTGATGATTTTGATGAGATGACCAATATCAGTAAATCCCTTCGTGAGCGGCTTAAGGCCAATGCTGAAATTCGCGGTCCAGAGGTGGTCAGCAGCCATTTTTCTGAGGATGGCACCTGTAAGTGGGTTGTGCGGGTGGCCAGTGGCAGCTGTGTTGAAACGGTATTTATTCCTGAAAATGGCCGCGGAACGCTGTGCGTCTCCTCCCAGGCAGGCTGTTCCCTGGATTGCAGTTTCTGTTCTACGGGCAAGCAGGGTTTTAACTCTGACCTGACGGTGGCGGAAATCATTGGCCAGGTATGGGTTGCAGCCCGTCATTTTGGCAACGTGCCGGCCAGGATGGATCGATCCATTACCAATGTGGTCATGATGGGTATGGGCGAGCCATTGATGAACTTCGATAATGTCGTTGATGCCATGGACCTGATGATGGACGACCTTGGCTATGGGCTTTCCAAGCGTCGGGTGACGTTAAGTACATCCGGTGTTGTGCCTGCGCTGAGAAAGTTAAGTGAGGTGTCTAATGTCTCCCTGGCAGTGTCACTGCATGCACCAAATAATGAGCTGAGAAACCAGCTGGTGCCGATCAACCGGAAGTATCCGCTGGATCAGCTGCTGGATGCCATCCATCATTACATGAACAGTTTGACGGACAGTAAACGGGTCGTTACGATCGAGTATACGTTGCTTGCCGGTGTGAATGATCAACCTGAACAGGTACAGCAGCTGATTGCTTTGCTGAAAGATCTGCCCTGTAAGATAAACCTTATTCCGTTCAATCCATTTCCTCATTCAGGGTATGAAAGACCCAGCAATAATGCAGTGAGACGGTTTCAGGAGAGTTTGCAGCTGGCTGGTTTTAATGTCACCGTAAGAAAGACAAGAGGTGATGATATTGACGCTGCCTGCGGTCAGTTAGTGGGCAATGTAATGGATAAGACCCGGCGCAGTGAGCGCTACATAGCAGCCAGACAGGTATAAGCTGTCCGGGATGCATCTGTTATCCGACAGGCTCCCGGAGGTTGCTACTCTCAACGGCGTCCCGGATATATTTATAAATTGCAAATGTGGGGATCAGCATGGGAGTCAAATTGAGGCCCATTGCACTACTGTTTTCTGTATCTCTGGCACTGACAGGCTGTGTCACCACGGACAGTCGGCCTGTTAACGAGAACAGGGCAGTGGTGGACTATATGAATCTGGCCAGGGGTTATCTTCAGGAAGGTTACTCGGAAAAAGCGGTAAGGCCGCTGGAAAGAGCGCTTGAGATCGAGCCCTATTCGGCCAGTGTCCATGGCATGCTGGGTATGGCTTATCAGCGTCAGGGGGAGGATCAGCTGGCCGAGCAGGCGTTCAATAAGGCGCTGGCCATTGACCCTGATGCCGCGGACATACGCAATAACTTTGGTGCTTTCCTGTTCTCCAGAAACCGGCTTCAGGACGCTTATCGTCAGTTTCAACTGGCTTCCGGGGATGTTGCTTATTCCCAGCGCAGTCGAACCTTTGAAAACCTCGGGATTGTTGCTTTGCGGATGGGCCGGTCTTCCCTGGCGGTTGATCACTTTACCCGGGCTCTTCGTCTGAACAGTAACTTGCCAAGGGCCAATCTGGAGCTTGCCGCTATCTACAAAGAGCAGGGCAATCTCTATACAGGGTGGCAGCACTACCAGGCCTTTGCCGGGTCGGCTGAGCAGAGTCCTCGCAGCTTGCTACTGGGTATTGAGCTGGCAAGGGCAAACCGGGCTCAGGATAAAGCGGCAGGTTATGCTTTGAAGCTGGAAAGGTTGTATCCCGGCTCTGTGGAGCTGAAGCATTATCGGAGTCGATTGGGTCATGAGTGAACAGGATACTCAGCAGGAAGAAGCTATTCAGACGTTTGCTCCCGGTGCTGTGCTTGCCCGGGCCCGTGACAGTCAGGGGCTATCTATCCTTGAAGTGGCTGAAAGCCTGAAAATTACCGAAAGTTATGTTAAGGCCATTGAGGAGAGCACGTTTGATATCCTGCCGCAGGCGGCATTTGTCCGTGGCTATATTCGTAATTATGCGAAACTGGTGGGGCTTAATGGCGAAGATCTGGTTAGGGACTTTGACCATTTTATGGGGGTCGATGGGCTGGAATCTCCGCGTTTACAGGGTTCTAAGAAGTTGAAGCCGCTGCGAGCTCACAGTGCACCTTCTCCAGTGTATGCGCTTGCGCTTTTGCTGCTTGTGTCGCTGGGAGGGTTTGGTTATTACCTTTGGAATAGCTTGCTGGGTATCGAACCAGTGGTCGAGGTGGCCATTATTGAAGACGTATCTGAGGATGTGTCTGAGCCTCTGGTGACTGATGCCAGTGTTGTCTCTGTCCCCTCTGTTGCGGAAATTAGTGAGAGCGTGGAGGAAGAGGCTGTTCCAGCTGATGACACCACAATTTTAAAAGAAGACCCAAGTCTGGAAGATGAACCTGTTCTGGAAGAGGTTGTGTCAGAGGGACTTCCAATTGCCATGGCCGGTTCTGAGGTTGTTGATACGATAGATGAGTCCAGTTCACCGATTGTTGATCTGATTCAGCCTCTTGTTATTAATTTCTCAGAAGATTGCTGGGTTGAAATCAAGGATGCCACCGGTGAAGTGCTGATTTCAACCGTGCAGAGAGCCGGGTCTTCCATTAATCTTGATGTTTTTCCCCCAGTGAATTTGCGGTTCGGTAATACCCCCGGTGTTGACAGTATCCTGCTGGATGGCGAGCCGGTAGCCAAACCCAGCTCGAATACCCGGGTGGCCAGTGTCTTGTTAACAGGCAGTGGTCAGGGGTAAATCAATAAGTAGCTAACCATATGAAATCATATATTTCTGACTCCTTGTTCAGGCACTCTGCTTCGTTACAACTCCGGTCACATAGCTACGGCTATGCTCCCTCCGTTGTGCCTCGCATAGCACCTGCCCAAGTAGCCAGAAATATATGATTCCATATGGCTAGCTACTTAGTCCTTAAAACTATGTCCTTTCAGTGAAGAAACTCCCGGCAGCGATGGGCATTCTTTAATGGGAGGGCTGTGGGATTGTCACACAAAGGCGTTAACGGTTATAGTTGCCTACTTTTTATTGCGAACCGCCAAATCGCCTGTTCCTGACGAACCGGGTGAAGTTATGTGGTGTTTTTGGTAGAGGACATTTGAACTTGGGCAAGCAGCTTCAAGCCATCCGTGGGATGAATGATATTCTTCCCGAACAGACCCCTGTCTGGCAGTACCTTGAGCAGCAGGTACGCTCTGTCCTGAGCACTTATGGTTATCAGGAAATCCGGGTTCCGATTGTGGAAAGCTCTGCTCTGTTCAGCCGGGGTATTGGCTCTGGTACGGATATTGTTGAGAAAGAGATGTACACCTTTGAAGATCGCAATGGTGACAAGCTCTCCCTTCGTCCTGAGGCCACTGCCGGGGTTGTTCGCGCAGGTATTCAGCAGGGCCTGTTTTACAACCAGATTCAGCGGTTGTGGACTTCCGGTCCGATGTTCCGCTACGAGCGTCCGCAAAAAGGCCGTTATCGCCAGTTTCACCAGATCAGTGTTGAAGCCTATGGCATGACAGGTCCGGATATTGATGCGGAAATCATCATGATGACGGCACGGTTTTGGCAGAAGCTTGGTCTGACAAAGCATGTCACGCTGGAGCTGAATACTCTGGGTACCATAGAAGCCCGTATCCGTTATCGTGAAGCTCTGGTGACTTATCTCAGGGATTATGAGTCAGAGCTGGATGACGACAGCCGTCGTCGCCTGACCATCAACCCGCTGAGAATTCTTGATAGTAAAGATCAAAACACACAGAAAATTGTTGCCGGTGCCCCCGAGCTGTTTGACTATCTGGATGAAGAGTCACAGGAACACTTTGCGCAGTTAAAGCAGATTCTGGATGAGGCGGGTGTTGCTTATCGCGTGAATCCAAGACTGGTGCGTGGCCTTGATTATTATGGCAGAACCGTTTTTGAATGGGTGACAGAAAGCCTGGGTGCCCAGGGTACTGTGTGTGCCGGCGGTCGATATGATGCGCTGGTTGAGATGTTAGGTGGCAAGCCGACACCTGCCGTGGGCTTTGCCATGGGGATTGAGCGTCTGGTGTTGATGCTGGAAACGCTTCAGTTACTGCCGGAATCCGTTTCAAATCG
It contains:
- the hisS gene encoding histidine--tRNA ligase → MGKQLQAIRGMNDILPEQTPVWQYLEQQVRSVLSTYGYQEIRVPIVESSALFSRGIGSGTDIVEKEMYTFEDRNGDKLSLRPEATAGVVRAGIQQGLFYNQIQRLWTSGPMFRYERPQKGRYRQFHQISVEAYGMTGPDIDAEIIMMTARFWQKLGLTKHVTLELNTLGTIEARIRYREALVTYLRDYESELDDDSRRRLTINPLRILDSKDQNTQKIVAGAPELFDYLDEESQEHFAQLKQILDEAGVAYRVNPRLVRGLDYYGRTVFEWVTESLGAQGTVCAGGRYDALVEMLGGKPTPAVGFAMGIERLVLMLETLQLLPESVSNRVDVAVVAVGEGVGHRALPLVERLRDGLPELKILMNCGGGSFKAQMKRADRSGAAYALILGEDELGAGMVTVKSLRTDEAQQQLPIADVPGHLQKVL
- the iscX gene encoding Fe-S cluster assembly protein IscX, which codes for MSLKWADVYDIAIELYEAYPDVDPRYVNFVDLRSWVLALDSFEDDPERCGEKVLEAIQMAWIEESEE
- the fdx gene encoding ISC system 2Fe-2S type ferredoxin, translating into MTRIVFLPHDELCPEGAVLEVEPGVTVCDAALQNGIEIEHACEKSCACTTCHVIVREGFDSMEEPDELEEDMLDKAWGLEPESRLSCQAVVGDEELVVEIPRYTINQVSERR
- the rlmN gene encoding 23S rRNA (adenine(2503)-C(2))-methyltransferase RlmN, encoding MSELIEPSIDQASELAGELPTQAAKVNLLGLSRKKMEAFFLTIGEKKFRAEQVLKWIHHHRVDDFDEMTNISKSLRERLKANAEIRGPEVVSSHFSEDGTCKWVVRVASGSCVETVFIPENGRGTLCVSSQAGCSLDCSFCSTGKQGFNSDLTVAEIIGQVWVAARHFGNVPARMDRSITNVVMMGMGEPLMNFDNVVDAMDLMMDDLGYGLSKRRVTLSTSGVVPALRKLSEVSNVSLAVSLHAPNNELRNQLVPINRKYPLDQLLDAIHHYMNSLTDSKRVVTIEYTLLAGVNDQPEQVQQLIALLKDLPCKINLIPFNPFPHSGYERPSNNAVRRFQESLQLAGFNVTVRKTRGDDIDAACGQLVGNVMDKTRRSERYIAARQV
- the pilW gene encoding type IV pilus biogenesis/stability protein PilW, which translates into the protein MGVKLRPIALLFSVSLALTGCVTTDSRPVNENRAVVDYMNLARGYLQEGYSEKAVRPLERALEIEPYSASVHGMLGMAYQRQGEDQLAEQAFNKALAIDPDAADIRNNFGAFLFSRNRLQDAYRQFQLASGDVAYSQRSRTFENLGIVALRMGRSSLAVDHFTRALRLNSNLPRANLELAAIYKEQGNLYTGWQHYQAFAGSAEQSPRSLLLGIELARANRAQDKAAGYALKLERLYPGSVELKHYRSRLGHE
- the ndk gene encoding nucleoside-diphosphate kinase — protein: MAVERTLSIIKPDAVAKSVIGKILARFEQAGLQVVATRMIHLSDEQAGGFYAEHKERPFYQDLVAFMTSGPVVVSVLEGENAVALNRELMGATNPKEAAEGTIRADFAETIDENAVHGSDSVASAEREVAYFFEGSEICPRTR
- a CDS encoding RodZ domain-containing protein, with product MSEQDTQQEEAIQTFAPGAVLARARDSQGLSILEVAESLKITESYVKAIEESTFDILPQAAFVRGYIRNYAKLVGLNGEDLVRDFDHFMGVDGLESPRLQGSKKLKPLRAHSAPSPVYALALLLLVSLGGFGYYLWNSLLGIEPVVEVAIIEDVSEDVSEPLVTDASVVSVPSVAEISESVEEEAVPADDTTILKEDPSLEDEPVLEEVVSEGLPIAMAGSEVVDTIDESSSPIVDLIQPLVINFSEDCWVEIKDATGEVLISTVQRAGSSINLDVFPPVNLRFGNTPGVDSILLDGEPVAKPSSNTRVASVLLTGSGQG